One segment of Antennarius striatus isolate MH-2024 chromosome 5, ASM4005453v1, whole genome shotgun sequence DNA contains the following:
- the yod1 gene encoding ubiquitin thioesterase OTU1 translates to MLRLRCKTKNGSHIMQGLTHQSCVQELKSKVEELTGIPCDVQKIMVGYPPCSLDLRNGDAHLKDYPIKSGDTLIVEEEKNKLKSQDHPTVTKVPRLNASPVLARRVVPADNSCLFTSVYYVVEGGVYDPACAPEMRGLIAQIVSSDPTAYSEAVLGKTNEEYCAWIRRDDTWGGAIEVSILSKFYQCEICVVDTQTVRVDRFGEDAGYHKRVLLIYDGIHYDPLQKETPGSDVPPQTIFSTTDDIVLAQALELADEARRKRQYTDVNRFALRCMVCQTGLVGQKEAREHAKETGHTNFGEV, encoded by the exons ATGTTGCGGCTTCGCTGTAAGACCAAAAATGGGAGTCACATAATGCAGGGGTTGACTCATCAATCTTGTGTGCAAGAGCTGAAGAGTAAAGTGGAGGAGCTGACTGGGATCCCCTGTGATGTGCAGAAAATTATGGTTGGTTATCCACCCTGTAGCCTTGATCTTCGAAATGGAGATGCCCACCTCAAGGATTATCCCATCAAATCAG GAGACACACTCATTGttgaggaagagaagaacaaGCTTAAGTCTCAGGATCACCCTACTGTAACTAAAGTACCGCGTCTGAATGCATCACCCGTATTGGCACGTCGAGTTGTCCCGGCTGATAACTCTTGCCTTTTCACCAGTGTGTATTATGTGGTGGAAGGTGGTGTATATGACCCTGCTTGTGCCCCAGAAATGCGAGGCCTCATTGCTCAGATTGTGTCAAGTGACCCGACAGCTTACTCAGAAGCAGTTCTAGGAAAAACCAACGAGGAATACTGTGCTTGGATCAGACGTGATGATACCTGGGGAGGAGCCATCGAGGTCTCAATTTTATCCAAGTTTTACCAATGTGAGATCTGCGTGGTGGACACTCAGACAGTCCGAGTGGATCGCTTTGGGGAAGATGCTGGCTACCACAAACGTGTGCTGCTCATCTATGATGGTATTCATTACGACCCACTTCAGAAAGAAACACCTGGCTCTGACGTGCCACCCCAGACTATCTTCTCCACCACTGATGACATAGTCTTGGCCCAGGCTCTTGAGCTGGCAGATGAGGCTCGCCGCAAGCGGCAGTACACAGACGTTAACAGATTTGCATTGCGCTGCATGGTGTGCCAGACAGGCCTGGTGGGACAAAAGGAAGCTCGTGAACATGCCAAGGAAACTGGCCACACCAATTTTGGTGAAGTGTGA
- the zgc:158258 gene encoding specifically androgen-regulated gene protein, whose translation MASMNSAGSCDSVVSANSGFSKDSLEHLSAEEKACLMFLEETIESLDTEEDSGLSNDEPDQLPNPGNIATKLADLSASISKSKLNNTQKHASKELRQEKMEPNPSQRYLIPTPLIVASSSSYSVPSVKLGALPYKNTLKPDFIPINEEPGRKHNLKPTVSSKLPSKIPLEGNVVIPSPVKTPEGPLPRGPLSYDALVHLRSSASTKKTPLCPTIDHTIDLDKNLLVTIGALNTSSYSSKSEACQRSHPVVAPKPKKIPANMPSLAKNTSYTIKNAADPQVIRMDALQKLGLLKDSQPENENVTPLPPPEFCPSVDTITKRTTGGHSNVNPLRIPSFSYTQVPIEPKKKPLHSSASLHHYAKHNHHSNSTSYPSQFNRLKAARLECAATPDSHKNGGNCPEPQRIIAAKPERTTTAAQAVPHNPSNSVGYTVMVVPGMGADRKEALRKLGLLKN comes from the exons ATGGCCAGCATGAACAGTGCCGGCAGCTGTGACAGTGTTGTCAGTGCCAATTCTGGATTT AGCAAAGATAGTCTGGAGCACTTGTCTGCCGAAGAGAAGGCATGTCTGATGTTTTTGGAGGAGACTATTGAATCTTTGGATACTGAGGAGGATAGCGGATTGTCTAATGATGAACCTGACCAACTTCCCAACCCTGGCAACATTGCTACCAAACTGGCTGACTTGTCAGCCTCTATTAGCAAAAGCAAGCTCAATA ATACACAGAAACATGCCTCAAAGGAACTCAGACAGGAAAAGATGGAGCCCAACCCCTCGCAGAGATACTTGATTCCAACACCTCTTATTGTGGCGAGCAGCTCATCATACTCTGTTCCCAGTGTTAAGTTGGGTGCCCTTCCATACAAAAACACCTTGAAGCCTGACTTCATTCCTATTAACGAAGAACCTGGTCGCAAACACAACTTGAAACCAACCGTTTCTTCTAAATTACCCTCCAAAATACCATTGGAAGGAAATGTTGTGATTCCATCTCCTGTAAAGACACCTGAGGGACCTTTACCTAGAGGTCCTCTGTCTTATGATGCTCTTGTTCACCTGCGAAGTAGTGCCTCCACGAAGAAGACACCTTTATGTCCCACAATTGATCATACTATAGATTTGGACAAGAACCTTCTTGTTACAATAGGAGCCCTAAATACATCATCTTACAGTTCCAAGTCAGAGGCTTGTCAGAGAAGTCATCCAGTTGTGGCACCCAAGCCCAAAAAGATTCCTGCCAACATGCCTTCATTAGCAAAAAATACTTCATACACTATCAAGAATGCAGCTGATCCCCAGGTAATCAGAATGGACGCTTTACAAAAGCTGGGCCTCCTCAAAGATTCACAGCCAGAAAATGAGAATGTAACCCCCCTGCCTCCTCCTGAATTTTGCCCCTCCGTGGACACAATAACAAAAAGAACCACGGGAGGTCATTCAAATGTTAATCCATTAAGAATCCCATCATTTTCTTATACACAAGTGCCAATAGAACCTAAAAAAAAGCCTCTGCATAGCAGTGCAAGTCTCCATCACTACGCCAAACATAATCATCACTCTAATTCTACATCATATCCATCTCAGTTCAATAGATTGAAGGCTGCTCGTCTGGAGTGCGCTGCTACCCCAGACAGCCACAAAAACGGTGGAAACTGTCCTGAGCCACAACGTATCATAGCTGCCAAGCCAGAGAGAACCACCACAGCAGCTCAGGCTGTACCTCATAACCCCTCTAACTCAGTTGGGTACACAGTGATGGTGGTGCCTGGGATGGGGGCTGACCGAAAAGAAGCCCTTCGAAAGCTTGGATTGctcaaaaattaa